One Heyndrickxia oleronia genomic window, TTTTGCCGAGCAAATCCTGGTTCTTTGAAACGCAAGTAACCTCTTAAATGTCGATTTTGAACAATAAACATTTGATATTTACTTATATATTCTTCTGTCTGCCTCATTGTACTAATTTCAATGGGGTCTAGTATATTTTCAAATAACAGCACATGACCTAATTGGTCTTCCAACCACAGATCCATTAAATCGACAAGCGGTAGTGGTGCTGGGTCTTTCCCTTTGACCCAGTAGCTTAATAATCGCAAATATTCTTGGTTTTCCGCAAGTGTTCCATTTAGATAGGTTGGTGATAAATTCAAATTTACCTTATTTTCTATGCGAAGAGCTTGTAATTTTCCTTCAAATTCAAAATAACCTTTTGCAACAGGCCACACTCGTTCTGAAAATTGAATAGAAGCTTTATCAGTTGACTTAGTTGTTATGTTTATTTCGTTCAACATTGCTAGTAAATTACCGAATAGATGAATATATTGTTGAGCTACATGAACATGTTCTAGTTCACTAGGTGATAAATAGTCCCTTACAAAGTAGGCATGATCTTGTAAAATTTCTAACCAAAAGAAGTGTTCTTCCCAAATAGATATCATCTGTTTTGTCAAATATATCACCTCCTCCTTCTTCTCTTTATAATTACGAAAAACTGCAGTAATAAATGAATTATAATTAGAACTTTTTGAATTTTTTCTAACCTATATTACTATATTTTTTCCTTCACTTTTCCGAGTGATAACAACCTATGTTAATTTACCTTTTATCAAATACGTAGAAGATATAATGCTATGTCACATTTTCTAGAAAAACCTACATAACTCAAGATAAAATAGGCAGAATATACTTATTGAGATCTGGTAAAGGATGTTTATTTTATGAGGAATAAAAATTTGTTTGTAATTTCTATGCTTGTATTACCATGGTTAACTATTCCTTTTATTGAAAAAAAAACGATTAAACGATTTCTTCCTGGTACAATCATGACATCAATATATTTAGTAATTGAAGGAATTCATGCAGAAAAGAAAAAATGGTGGAGATTCAACTACAAGATAAAACCTAATGTAATTGGGGAGCTTCCATTAATATTAGGCCCTTTTTTTGTTGGCTCAATTTGGATTTTAAAATACACATTTGGTAAGTTCAAGCTTTATTTCATCTTAAATATAATAATCGATTCCTTTTTTACATATCTTTTTATTCCTTTGATGGAAAAAACACACTATGTCACTCTTGTT contains:
- a CDS encoding DUF2935 domain-containing protein; the encoded protein is MTKQMISIWEEHFFWLEILQDHAYFVRDYLSPSELEHVHVAQQYIHLFGNLLAMLNEINITTKSTDKASIQFSERVWPVAKGYFEFEGKLQALRIENKVNLNLSPTYLNGTLAENQEYLRLLSYWVKGKDPAPLPLVDLMDLWLEDQLGHVLLFENILDPIEISTMRQTEEYISKYQMFIVQNRHLRGYLRFKEPGFARQKQFAHEVGLTTIEMNQFIYEMVIKYKENRILNKTNLRFLEHHFPETCYFIKKLSDYAPELQETASKCPLKKPSYT